A genomic stretch from Corynebacterium kutscheri includes:
- the gcvT gene encoding glycine cleavage system aminomethyltransferase GcvT, with amino-acid sequence MTDLRLSPLHEVHEKLGASFTAFGDWNMPLKYGRELEEHHAVRTTAGLFDLSHMGEIRVSGNDAGAFLDYALISQLSNIAVHRAKYSMIVAEDGGIIDDLISYRLGEEEFLVVPNAGNAQVVFDELERRAHGFDVAVVNESQETALIAIQGPKAEEILLKIVDTHNAKTLTTMKYYACAPAVVAGFEVLLARTGYTGEDGFELYINNEHALALWHAISEAGQDLGLIPAGLAARDSLRLEAGMPLYGNELSRELTPHDAGLGVLIGKKKEADFVAKDVLLNAQAPKKVLVGIVSDDRRAARSGALLFDAEGTEVGIVTSGQPSPTLGHPIALAYIRRDWATPGTHVHADIRGKRYPFKVVELPFYKRNS; translated from the coding sequence ATGACCGATCTACGTCTTTCTCCACTACATGAAGTACATGAAAAGCTCGGAGCCTCTTTTACTGCTTTCGGTGATTGGAACATGCCGCTGAAATATGGCAGAGAGCTTGAAGAACACCACGCAGTTCGCACTACAGCGGGGTTATTTGATCTTTCCCATATGGGTGAAATTCGCGTGAGCGGAAATGATGCCGGTGCGTTTTTGGATTACGCTTTAATCTCTCAACTATCAAATATTGCAGTGCATAGAGCAAAATATTCCATGATTGTTGCCGAAGATGGTGGCATTATCGACGATCTCATTAGCTACCGCTTAGGCGAAGAAGAATTCTTGGTGGTGCCCAATGCGGGTAATGCGCAAGTGGTTTTTGACGAATTAGAACGCCGCGCACACGGCTTTGATGTAGCGGTAGTTAATGAATCACAAGAAACTGCATTAATCGCTATTCAAGGGCCAAAAGCTGAGGAGATCCTGCTTAAGATCGTCGATACGCACAATGCGAAAACTCTGACAACGATGAAATACTATGCCTGTGCCCCAGCGGTTGTTGCTGGTTTTGAGGTATTGCTTGCCCGTACTGGCTATACCGGTGAGGATGGCTTCGAACTATATATTAATAATGAACACGCTCTGGCTTTATGGCATGCGATCAGTGAAGCAGGACAAGATCTTGGGTTGATTCCAGCTGGGTTAGCTGCGCGCGATTCTTTGCGTCTAGAAGCTGGAATGCCGCTTTATGGCAATGAGCTTAGTCGTGAGTTAACCCCACATGATGCTGGCCTGGGAGTGTTGATCGGCAAGAAGAAGGAAGCAGATTTTGTAGCCAAAGATGTACTGCTTAATGCTCAAGCCCCAAAAAAGGTTCTCGTTGGCATAGTCTCTGATGATCGTCGAGCTGCTCGTAGCGGGGCATTGCTTTTCGACGCCGAAGGCACCGAGGTAGGCATTGTTACTTCTGGCCAGCCCTCACCTACGCTAGGTCATCCCATTGCGCTTGCCTATATACGCCGTGATTGGGCTACTCCAGGTACTCATGTGCATGCAGATATTCGTGGCAAGCGTTACCCATTTAAGGTGGTTGAATTACCGTTTTATAAACGCAACTCCTGA
- the gcvH gene encoding glycine cleavage system protein GcvH, with protein sequence MSLPENFSYSEEHEWINSTADAAVGTTVKVGITSIAADRLGEVVFAELPQVGDSIEAGETCGEVESTKSVSDLYAPVTGTVIAVNDAVHDDYAIINNDPFGQGWLFEVEVESIGELLTAEEYGKANGV encoded by the coding sequence ATGTCTTTACCTGAAAACTTTTCTTATTCTGAGGAACATGAGTGGATCAATAGCACCGCAGATGCTGCTGTTGGCACTACCGTAAAAGTGGGTATTACTTCTATTGCCGCTGATCGTCTCGGTGAGGTTGTTTTCGCCGAGTTACCTCAAGTCGGCGATAGCATTGAAGCTGGTGAAACCTGCGGCGAGGTAGAATCCACCAAGAGTGTTTCAGATCTTTATGCCCCAGTAACCGGCACTGTTATTGCAGTCAATGATGCGGTTCATGATGATTATGCCATTATTAATAATGATCCTTTCGGTCAAGGATGGTTATTCGAAGTCGAAGTAGAATCCATCGGTGAATTACTTACTGCCGAAGAATATGGCAAGGCTAACGGCGTATAA
- the lipB gene encoding lipoyl(octanoyl) transferase LipB, whose protein sequence is MTAPRAPFFPADQSIRADNHPIDVRYLKTIDYLDAWHLQADLAVQRSQGEINDTILVLEHPPIYTAGKRTEDSDRPTNGLPVIDVDRGGRITWHGPGQLVVYPIIKLADPIDVVDYVRRIEEALIQVIRNIGLPKAGRVDGRSGVWLPGDPEHRKVAALGIRITKGVTMHGLSLNCSNTLEYYEHIIPCGITDAGVTTLSAELDRTVTVEEMIEPLIDALTRAFHGELVVADHSFDALPDPSSSTRRTN, encoded by the coding sequence ATGACCGCCCCGCGTGCCCCTTTCTTTCCCGCTGACCAGTCCATCCGCGCTGATAATCACCCGATTGATGTTCGTTATTTAAAAACCATCGATTATCTAGATGCTTGGCACCTGCAGGCAGACTTAGCTGTGCAGCGAAGCCAGGGAGAAATTAATGACACTATCCTCGTTTTAGAGCATCCTCCGATTTATACCGCTGGAAAACGCACTGAAGATTCCGATCGACCTACCAATGGTCTACCCGTTATCGACGTTGATCGCGGGGGACGAATTACTTGGCATGGGCCAGGTCAATTGGTGGTCTACCCAATTATTAAACTCGCTGATCCCATTGATGTAGTCGACTATGTGCGTCGCATAGAAGAAGCTCTTATTCAGGTTATTCGTAATATTGGTCTACCTAAAGCTGGTCGTGTCGATGGACGATCCGGGGTATGGTTACCAGGTGATCCAGAACACCGTAAGGTAGCAGCATTAGGTATTCGGATCACAAAAGGGGTCACCATGCATGGCTTATCCCTTAATTGCTCAAATACATTAGAGTATTACGAACACATTATTCCCTGTGGTATCACCGATGCGGGGGTAACAACCCTCAGCGCAGAATTAGATCGAACGGTCACGGTAGAAGAAATGATCGAACCGCTTATCGACGCTTTGACCCGCGCTTTTCATGGCGAATTAGTAGTAGCAGATCATTCTTTTGATGCGCTGCCAGATCCGTCTTCCTCAACTCGACGCACCAACTAA
- the lipA gene encoding lipoyl synthase, giving the protein MTIAPEGRRMLRVEARNSQTPIEAKPRWIRTAVKTGPEYQDIKKRVSGSSLHTVCQEAGCPNIHECWESREATFLIGGANCSRRCDFCQINSAKPEPLDRDEPRRVAESVKEMQLNYSTITGVTRDDLDDEGAWLYAEVVRKIHEINPNTGVENLVPDFSGNPELLQEVFEARPEVFAHNLETVPRIFKRIRPAFRYERSLDVIRQARDFGLITKSNLILGMGETVEEIRSALVDLHSAGTDIITITQYLRPGPMYHPIDRWVKPEEFLEHADFARELGFGAVMSGPLVRSSYRAGRLYAQALAARGEELPENLAHLAETAEGSTAQEASTLLDKYGPSKETPVVSSIQR; this is encoded by the coding sequence GTGACTATTGCACCCGAAGGACGCAGAATGCTTCGCGTGGAGGCGCGTAACTCGCAGACTCCCATCGAAGCAAAACCCCGTTGGATCCGCACCGCAGTCAAAACAGGTCCGGAATATCAAGACATTAAGAAACGTGTCTCTGGTTCTAGCCTGCATACTGTCTGCCAGGAAGCCGGCTGTCCCAATATTCATGAATGTTGGGAGTCTCGTGAGGCTACCTTCCTTATCGGTGGTGCTAATTGCTCCCGCCGTTGCGATTTCTGCCAGATCAACTCGGCAAAACCAGAACCGCTAGATCGTGATGAACCTCGCCGCGTTGCTGAATCTGTTAAAGAGATGCAACTGAATTACTCCACCATTACTGGGGTAACTCGTGATGATCTCGACGACGAAGGTGCTTGGCTCTATGCCGAGGTGGTGCGTAAAATCCACGAGATTAACCCCAATACTGGCGTAGAAAACCTGGTGCCTGATTTTTCTGGTAACCCAGAACTACTCCAAGAGGTTTTTGAGGCTAGACCAGAGGTTTTCGCCCATAACTTAGAAACCGTACCGCGTATTTTCAAACGCATCCGCCCCGCTTTCCGTTATGAACGTTCCCTCGATGTTATCCGACAGGCACGCGACTTTGGCTTGATTACTAAGTCCAATCTTATTTTGGGCATGGGTGAAACCGTCGAAGAAATCCGTTCTGCTTTAGTTGATCTACATTCTGCTGGCACCGATATCATTACTATTACGCAATATCTACGCCCCGGTCCGATGTATCATCCGATCGATAGATGGGTAAAGCCAGAAGAATTCCTTGAGCATGCTGATTTTGCGCGTGAGCTTGGCTTTGGAGCAGTAATGTCTGGCCCATTGGTGCGTTCTTCTTACCGTGCCGGCCGGCTTTATGCTCAGGCGCTTGCCGCACGTGGTGAAGAACTACCGGAAAACCTGGCTCATCTCGCAGAAACTGCCGAAGGATCAACTGCTCAAGAAGCTTCCACACTCTTGGATAAGTACGGTCCTAGCAAAGAAACTCCGGTTGTGTCTTCTATTCAGCGCTAA
- a CDS encoding DUF4191 domain-containing protein, producing the protein MADAKKQADKAAKKQARAEKRAQRRNNWSQIWQAFNIQRKQDKALIPIMLASILGTALVFFLIGTLWGGQWFMLIIGLLLGITLAMFLFSRRLQSSVYERAQGERGAAGWALENMRSNFAVVWRTKTAVAVTGHMDIVHRVAGVCGFVLVGEGERHRLKPLMEQQKKRINRLAPGVPVTEIFVGEGEDDVPLKKLQSTLMKLPRHYKKDEVYQIAARVEAMDNITAQQTGLPKGPIPKGAKVSGMNRRARRQAARRGES; encoded by the coding sequence ATGGCAGACGCAAAAAAGCAAGCTGATAAAGCTGCAAAGAAACAAGCGCGCGCAGAAAAACGTGCACAGCGTAGGAACAATTGGTCGCAAATTTGGCAGGCCTTTAATATCCAGCGCAAACAGGATAAAGCACTTATCCCAATTATGCTTGCCTCGATATTAGGTACCGCGTTAGTTTTCTTCCTAATTGGTACCCTCTGGGGCGGTCAGTGGTTCATGCTTATTATTGGTCTCCTCCTTGGGATTACCTTGGCTATGTTCCTATTTAGCCGACGTCTGCAATCTTCGGTGTATGAGCGTGCACAGGGCGAACGCGGCGCTGCTGGTTGGGCGTTAGAAAATATGCGCAGCAATTTTGCCGTGGTGTGGCGTACTAAAACTGCAGTAGCAGTAACCGGGCACATGGATATTGTGCACCGCGTTGCCGGTGTATGCGGTTTTGTGCTTGTTGGTGAAGGCGAGCGTCACCGCCTTAAGCCCCTTATGGAACAACAAAAAAAGCGAATTAATCGCTTAGCTCCAGGGGTTCCGGTCACCGAAATCTTTGTTGGTGAAGGCGAAGATGACGTACCACTTAAAAAATTGCAATCCACTCTGATGAAACTACCCCGCCATTATAAAAAGGATGAGGTTTATCAGATTGCAGCTCGTGTAGAAGCAATGGATAATATCACTGCACAGCAAACTGGACTGCCTAAAGGCCCGATTCCTAAGGGAGCAAAAGTATCTGGTATGAATCGACGCGCACGTCGTCAGGCAGCTCGTCGCGGGGAGAGCTAA
- a CDS encoding RDD family protein, producing MNNPKRSWLDGPQIPGEYDGIQESRWPGELLGLPEFGSGALASVRRRAGGVAIDWAICVIVASFINIFTHQLGGTSTLAMLLFILLGTLSVTFFARTPGQMLLGMGVGRIDVRDAHVGFVRACARSLLTCFVLPAAMVDSDGRGMHDRATGTAVILS from the coding sequence ATGAACAATCCCAAGCGATCATGGCTCGATGGCCCACAAATTCCTGGCGAATACGATGGCATCCAAGAATCCCGCTGGCCTGGTGAGTTGCTTGGCCTTCCAGAATTTGGCTCAGGTGCTTTAGCTTCAGTGCGTCGTCGCGCCGGGGGAGTAGCTATTGATTGGGCAATCTGTGTGATTGTGGCCAGCTTTATTAATATTTTTACTCATCAGCTTGGTGGTACCTCAACATTGGCCATGTTGCTTTTTATTTTACTCGGAACACTGAGTGTTACTTTCTTTGCTCGAACACCTGGACAGATGTTGTTGGGTATGGGAGTAGGACGTATTGATGTCCGCGATGCCCATGTAGGGTTTGTTCGTGCATGTGCGCGTAGTTTATTAACTTGCTTTGTTTTACCTGCGGCAATGGTCGATTCTGATGGTCGTGGTATGCATGATCGGGCTACCGGTACCGCAGTTATTCTTTCTTAA
- the glnA gene encoding type I glutamate--ammonia ligase, with the protein MAFNTAEDIQKFIKDEGIEFVDIRFTDVPGIEQHFTIPARIFDEEAIHEGLAFDGSSIRGFTSIDESDMTLMPDLATAMVDPFRKTKTLNLKFFVVDPFTKEPFSRDPRTVALKAEEYLSSTGIADTCFFGAEAEFYLFDSVRYSTEVNAGFYELDSDEGWWNRGAETNLDGSLNLGSKTRLKGGYFPVAPYDQTQEVRDAMTHKLIDAGFEIERFHHEVGTGGQQEINYKFNTLLHAADDLQNFKYIIKNTAQAYGKSATFMPKPLAGDNGSGMHAHQSLWKDGKPLFHDESGYAGLSDIARYYIGGILHHAGAVLAFTNPTLNSYHRLVPGFEAPINLVYSQRNRSAAIRIPITGANPKAKRIEFRAPDPSGNPYFGFAAMMLAGLDGIKNRIEPHAPVDKDLYELPPEEAASIPQAPTSLETSLAELEKDSDFLTDTGVFTEDLIETYIKLKYDHEITPVRLRPTPQEFEMYYDC; encoded by the coding sequence GTGGCTTTTAACACCGCCGAAGATATACAGAAGTTCATCAAAGACGAGGGAATCGAGTTTGTTGATATTCGATTCACTGATGTTCCCGGTATCGAGCAACATTTCACCATCCCAGCACGGATCTTCGATGAGGAAGCCATTCATGAAGGGCTTGCTTTTGATGGTTCTTCTATTCGCGGTTTTACCTCTATCGACGAATCCGATATGACGTTAATGCCTGACCTGGCTACCGCTATGGTGGATCCTTTCCGAAAGACTAAAACCTTAAACCTCAAATTCTTTGTGGTTGATCCTTTTACCAAGGAGCCTTTTAGCCGCGATCCACGCACTGTTGCGCTCAAAGCAGAGGAATACCTTAGTTCTACTGGTATTGCCGATACTTGTTTCTTTGGTGCTGAGGCTGAGTTCTATCTATTCGACTCGGTGCGCTACTCAACTGAGGTTAATGCTGGTTTCTATGAGCTAGATTCGGATGAGGGCTGGTGGAACCGTGGTGCAGAAACCAACCTGGATGGCTCGTTAAACTTGGGTTCTAAAACCCGGCTAAAAGGTGGGTACTTCCCGGTAGCGCCTTATGATCAAACTCAAGAAGTCCGCGATGCAATGACTCATAAGCTTATCGACGCAGGCTTCGAAATTGAGCGTTTCCACCACGAGGTGGGAACTGGTGGTCAGCAAGAAATTAACTACAAGTTCAATACTTTGTTGCATGCAGCTGATGATCTGCAAAACTTTAAGTACATCATTAAAAATACTGCTCAAGCTTATGGAAAATCCGCAACCTTTATGCCCAAGCCATTAGCCGGCGATAATGGCTCAGGTATGCACGCCCACCAATCCTTGTGGAAAGACGGTAAACCACTGTTCCACGATGAGTCTGGTTATGCTGGACTTTCTGATATTGCTCGCTACTACATTGGTGGTATCTTGCACCACGCCGGGGCAGTTCTTGCTTTTACTAATCCCACTTTGAACTCCTACCACCGGTTAGTTCCTGGTTTCGAAGCTCCTATCAATCTGGTTTATTCTCAACGCAACCGCTCTGCGGCAATTCGAATCCCAATTACTGGTGCTAACCCTAAAGCAAAGCGCATTGAATTCCGTGCTCCAGATCCTTCTGGTAACCCGTATTTCGGCTTTGCGGCCATGATGCTCGCTGGTCTTGATGGTATTAAGAATCGTATTGAGCCTCATGCACCCGTCGATAAGGATCTCTATGAACTTCCACCGGAAGAGGCCGCTTCCATCCCTCAGGCTCCTACATCTTTAGAGACTTCATTAGCTGAGCTAGAAAAGGACAGCGACTTTCTTACCGATACCGGTGTCTTTACTGAGGATCTCATCGAGACTTATATCAAGCTCAAGTACGATCACGAAATTACTCCTGTACGACTGCGCCCCACCCCACAAGAATTTGAAATGTACTATGACTGCTAA